In one window of Ovis aries strain OAR_USU_Benz2616 breed Rambouillet chromosome 3, ARS-UI_Ramb_v3.0, whole genome shotgun sequence DNA:
- the LOC114108601 gene encoding large ribosomal subunit protein uL16-like, translated as MQPVACTGCPKGPWKQLFLVGIHDWPAVSQSRLQTGMRGAFGKPQGTVARVHIGQVIMSIRTKLQNKEHVIEALRRAKFKFPGRQKIHISKKWGFTKFNADEFENMVAEKRLIPDGCGVKYIPNRGPLDKWRALHS; from the coding sequence ATGCAACCTGTTGCCTGTACAGGCTGCCCTAAGGGACCTTGGAAACAACTCTTCCTAGTGGGCATTCATGACTGGCCTGCTGTTTCCCAATCTAGACTCCAGACAGGTATGCGCGGTGCCTTTGGAAAGCCTCAGGGCACAGTGGCCAGGGTCCACATTGGCCAGGTCATAATGTCCATCCGCACCAAGCTGCAGAACAAGGAACATGTGATTGAAGCCCTCCGCCGGGCCAAGTTCAAGTTCCCTGGCCGCCAGAAGATCCACATCTCTAAGAAGTGGGGATTTACCAAATTCAACGCGGATGAATTTGAGAACATGGTGGCAGAAAAGCGACTCATCCCAGATGGCTGTGGGGTCAAATACATCCCTAATCGTGGTCCCCTGGACAAATGGCGGGCCCTGCACTCATGA